The Triticum aestivum cultivar Chinese Spring chromosome 3A, IWGSC CS RefSeq v2.1, whole genome shotgun sequence genome includes a region encoding these proteins:
- the LOC123057994 gene encoding uncharacterized protein, which produces MDPNGSYPNKVRSSESEANISPLHDAPRGRAIMPMLSDFVPLNSTPSDSTWIWNTPPTIDAPHVVTMPSIKDCSIVPYQTSASLSSLPPQLPDAKFTPTTRVNTLTSQPNHREIFENPPEIFSHQDFLSNPISNYFSSSDQSRIFSMESPSITSLLQGDPIAVVNAHLNTIGAIDDGPIFEIPTRSVYKGPQNIPHGTLTRDATYVVPTPLAPFATSSHGPREYKTPMGVPNGITNSGIVHNTMSSRKYRCSICNLTFNSSQAFGGHMSSHSKARKNKLQS; this is translated from the exons ATGGATCCTAATGGCTCCTATCCTAACAAAGTCAGATCTAGTGAAAGTGAGGCCAACATTTCTCCCTTGCATGATGCACCGAGAGGCAGAGCGATCATGCCGATGTTGAGTGATTTTGTTCCCCTGAATTCCACACCATCAGATTCAACTTGGATATGGAACACCCCACCTACCATTGATGCACCACATGTAGTTACCATGCCATCAATCAAAGATTGTTCCATCGTGCCATACCAAACCAGTGCATCACTATCCTCACTACCTCCACAGTTGCCTGATGCAAAGTTTACTCCTACAACTAGGGTAAATACCCTTACTTCTCAGCCCAACCATAGGGAAATCTTTGAGAACCCGCCAGAAATATTCTCGCACCAAGATTTCCTGTCAAACCCTATTAGTAACTACTTTAGTTCATCGGATCAAAGTAGGATCTTTTCGATGGAGTCTCCATCAATTACATCCTTACTCCAAGGAGATCCCATTGCAGTTGTCAATGCCCACCTTAATACTATTGGAGCAATAGATGATGGTCCAATCTTTGAGATCCCAACCAGGAGTGTCTACAAG GGTCCACAAAATATACCACATGGGACGCTAACCCGTGATGCTACTTATGTTGTGCCTACCCCTCTTGCTCCATTCGCCACATCCTCACATGGCCCTAGAGAATACAAGACTCCTATGGGTGTACCAAATGGCATTACTAATAGTGGTATTGTGCATAATACTATGAGTTCACGTAAGTACAGATGCAGCATTTGCAATCTCACCTTCAACTCATCTCAAGCCTTTGGTGGTCACATGAGTTCCCATAGCAAAGCAAGGAAGAACAAGCTACAAAGTTGA